One genomic window of Glycine max cultivar Williams 82 chromosome 16, Glycine_max_v4.0, whole genome shotgun sequence includes the following:
- the LOC102670496 gene encoding uncharacterized protein, which produces MVEPSSNAATVTATRKNKTGPGWKYCHPLVDGDTNTIVCNFCEKITKGGITRAKEHLIGKSGNVESCQKTPPNVVKELKEYMANKKSGTTYSSSRSGNVTNIRDFEFGEPIGFDGSEDEFADSCNATTKTKCGTKKGPMDRFCKNPKNAINRRKMEMLRRTNITESMDKNEVLKVHQYIACFWYQVGLSFNLIKLKSFENMVATIGQYGPHLPIPSYHDIKVPLLKKEVEYTENLMKDHMEQWVKYGCEKLFELLDAIVEEVGEENVVQVATDNGSTNVLADIGKLPLIRKTIRRTIYLVGFIYAYSGTLSLLRNFTNKRELVRHAITRFATSYLTLERLHKEKANIRKMFTFDEWILNKLSKEPKGKEAAKVVLMPSFWNSVVYILKVMAPLVKVLRLVDGERKLAMGYIYEAMDKAKETIIKSFNNNESKYKDVFAIIDKRWNSYWWRMFGSQTPNLQKLAIKILSLTCSALGCERNWSVFEQQRYNARDEIDVCNEWLVGEMDEDDDNDVGNDLVFEDADALNWATVYEASGVGECRMYNRQKKGKEINQQVLLLLPTLLKNGQWLLDLHQGSKK; this is translated from the exons ATGGTTGAACCATCATCCAATGCTGCAACTGTAACTGCAACAAGGAAAAATAAGACAGGCCCTGGTTGGAAATATTGTCATCCACTTGTGGATGGGGATACAAACAcaattgtttgtaatttttgcGAAAAAATCACAAAGGGAGGAATAACCAGAGCCAAAGAACACTTGATTGGGAAGTCGGGTAACGTTGAATCTTGCCAGAAAACTCCACCAAATGTAGTCAAAGAGCTTAAGGAATATATGGCTAACAAAAAAAGTGGGACCACTTATAGTAGTTCTCGTAGTGGTAATGTGACAAATATAAGAGATTTTGAATTTGGTGAACCAATTGGATTtgatggaagtgaagatgagTTTGCAGACTCTTGTAATGCTACTACAAAGACAAAGTGTGGGACTAAAAAAGGACCAATGGACAGATTTTGTAAGAATCCAAAAAATGCAATCAATCGGAGAAAAATGGAGATGTTGAGGCGAACGAACATAACAGAGTCAATGGATAAGAATGAAGTATTGAAGGTGCATcaatatattgcttgcttttgGTACCAAGTAGGTTTGTCATTCAACCTCATTAAATTGAAAAGCTTTGAGAATATGGTTGCTACCATTGGTCAATATGGGCCACATTTGCCCATTCCAAGCTATCATGAcatcaaagttccacttctaaAGAAGGAAGTTGAATACACTGAAAATTTGATGAAAGACCACATGGAGCAATGGGTCAAGTATGGTT GTGAAAAGCTTTTTGAGTTGCTTGATGCCATTGTGGAGGAAGTTGGAGAAGAGAACGTTGTTCAAGTTGCAACTGATAATGGGAGTACCAATGTTTTAGCGG ATATTGGGAAGCTTCCCTTGATAAGGAAGACAATTAGAAGGACAATTTATCTAGTTGGGTTTATCTATGCATATTCTGGTACCTTAAGCTTGTTGAGAAATTTTACAAACAAGAGGGAATTGGTGAGACATGCTATTACTAGATTTGCCACTTCTTATCTAACATTGGAAAGGCTCCACAAAGAGAAAGCCAATATTAGAAAGATGTTCACTTTTGATGAGTGGATCTTAAACAAGTTATCTAAGGAGCCTAAGGGGAAAGAAGCTGCAAAGGTAGTGCTCATGCCTTCTTTTTGGAATAGTGTGGTTTATATTCTTAAAGTCATGGCTCCACTTGTCAAAGTGCTTCGTCTTGTGGATGGTGAAAGGAAACTAGCCATGGGCTATATTTATGAAGCAATGGACAAggcaaaagaaacaattatcaAGTCTTTCAACAACAATGAAAGCAAGTACAAAGATGTGTTTGCAATCATTGATAAAAGATGGAATT CATATTGGTGGCGAATGTTTGGGTCACAAACTCCAAATTTGCAGAAGCtagctattaaaattttgagtttgaCTTGCAGTGCTTTAGGATGTGAAAGAAATTGGAGTGTATTTGAGCAA CAAAGATATAATGCAAgagatgaaattgatgtgtGCAATGAATGGCTCGTGGGAGAGatggatgaagatgatgataatgatgttgGAAATGATTTGGTATTTGAAGATGCTGATGCACTAAATTGGGCAACTGTGTATGAGGCTTCGGGGGTTGGAGAGTGTAGGATGTATAATAGGcagaaaaaagggaaagaaatcaACCAACAAGTGTTGCTGCTGCTACCCACACTTCTAAAAAATGGGCAATGGTTGTTGGATCTTCATCAAGGAAGCAAAAAGTAG
- the LOC100793464 gene encoding fimbrin-2 isoform X1, which produces MSGHWGILVSDPWLQNQFTQVELRSLKSHFMSMRRESGRLVIADLASKMSRLKVVGENLSEEERASCVKDVYQNTEEEVDFELFLKVYLKLQTFVNSRTGSSPKNSSAFLKAATTTLLHTISESEKASYVAHINHYLAQDEFLKKYLPIDPSTNELFEIAKDGVLLCKLINVAVPGTIDERAINTKRILNPWERNENHTLCLNSAKAIGCTVVNIGTQDFIEGRRHLVLGVISQIIKIQLLADLDLKKTPQLLELLDDSKDMEEFMNLPPEKILLRWMNFHLKKAGYKKIVTNFSSDVKDAEAYAHLLNVLAPEHTNLSTLAVKNPFERAKLVLEHADKMGCKRYLTARDIVEGSPNLNLAFVAHIFQHRNGLSAQTKQQMSLLETFPDDTLDSREERAFRLWMNSFGNSTYINNVFEDLRNGWVLLETLDKVSPGIVNWKIANKPPIKMPFRKVENCNQVVKIGKQLKFSLVNVAGNDIVQGNKKLILAYLWQLMRYNILQLLKNLRFYSRGKEINDADILEWANSKVSSSRSQSRMDSFKDKSLSDGIFFLELLSSVTPRAVNWGLVTKGVTYQEKKMNATYIISIARKLGCSIFLLPEDITEVNPKMILTLTASIMSWCLKHPHEERTVGTSDNESGGQLETTSNSTLDDSASDSSLDENGNI; this is translated from the exons ATGTCTGGTCACTGGGGGATTCTTGTTTCAGATCCATGGCTTCAGAATCAGTTCACACAAGTGGAGCTTCGTAGCTTAAAGTCCCAT TTCATGAGCATGAGGAGGGAAAGTGGGAGGCTTGTGATTGCGGATTTGGCTTCGAAGATGTCAAGGTTGAAGGTGGTGGGAGAGAATCTGAGTGAGGAAGAGAGAGCTTCTTGCGTGAAGGATGTGTATCAGAACACTGAAGAGGAGGTTGATTTTGAATTGTTTCTCAAG GTCTACTTGAAACTCCAAACATTTGTGAATTCTAGAACCGGAAGTAGTCCAAAGAACTCGTCAGCGTTCCTCAAGGCAGCTACAACCACATTGCTTCACACAATAAGTGAATCAGAGAAAGCATCATATGTAGCACATATAAATCACTATCTAGCACAAGATGAGTTCCTCAAGAAATATCTTCCTATTGACCCTTCAACCAATGAGCTCTTTGAAATTGCAAAAGATGGTGTTCTTCTTTG CAAGCTTATCAATGTAGCAGTTCCAGGGACCATCGACGAACGGGCGATCAATACAAAAAGAATACTCAATCCATGGGAAAGGAATGAAAATCACACACTTTGCCTCAACTCTGCTAAAGCAATTGGATGTACAGTGGTCAACATTGGCACTCAGGACTTCATTGAAGGAAGG CGTCATCTGGTGCTTGGGGTGATTTCTCAGATTATTAAG ATACAATTATTGGCGGACCTCGATTTGAAGAAAACTCCACAGCTGCTTGAGCTGCTTGATGACAGTAag gaTATGGAAGAGTTCATGAATCTACCCCCAGAAAAAATCTTGTTGAGGTGGATGAATTTCCATTTGAAAAAAGCAGGGTACAAGAAGATTGTCACTAATTTCTCCTCTGATGTGAAG GATGCTGAGGCTTATGCACACCTTCTAAATGTTCTTGCACCTGAACACACTAATCTCTCCACGTTGGCAGTTAAAAATCCCTTTGAAAGAGCAAAGTTAGTTCTTGAACATGCTGATAAGATGGGTTGCAAGCGATACTTAACTGCGAGAGACATAGTGGAAGGATCCCCAAATCTTAATCTTGCCTTTGTTGCTCATATTTTCCAGCACAG GAATGGACTTTCAGCCCAGACAAAACAACAGATGTCTCTCCTTGAGACATTTCCAGATGACACCCTAgactctagagaagaaagagcATTTCGCCTTTGGATGAATAGCTTTGGAAATTCAACATATATCAACAATGTCTTCGAGGATCTCCGAAATGG GTGGGTTCTTCTAGAGACTCTTGACAAGGTGTCGCCAGGGATTGTCAATTGGAAGATTGCTAATAAGCCTCCGATTAAGATGCCATTTAGAAAAGTGGAGAACTGCAACCAAGTTGTGAAAATAGGGAAACAGCTTAAATTTTCGCTGGTAAATGTTGCTGGAAATGACATTGTGCagggaaataaaaaattaatactag ctTATTTGTGGCAATTGATGCGATACAATATCCTACAACTTCTCAAGAACTTGAGATTTTACTCTCGTGGAAAGGAAATAAATGATGCTGATATTTTAGAGTGGGCCAACAGCAAGGTTAGCAGCTCCAGAAGCCAAAGCCGCATGGACAGTTTTAAG gATAAAAGTTTATCAGATGGAATATTTTTCCTTGAGCTTCTAAGTTCAGTGACACCCAGAGCTGTAAATTGGGGTCTTGTAACAAAGGGAGTAACCT AccaagagaaaaagatgaacGCCACCTACATTATCAGTATTGCAAGAAAGCTTGGATGTTCTATATTCCTGCTTCCTGAAGACATCACTGAG GTGAATCCAAAAATGATCCTTACACTAACAGCTAGTATAATGTCTTGGTGCCTAAAACACCCTCATGAAGAAAGGACAGTGGGAACTTCCGATAACGAGAGTGGGGGTCAATTGGAGACTACATCAAACTCAACACTAGATGACTCTGCCTCTGATTCATCACTAGATGAGAATGGGAACATATAA
- the LOC100793464 gene encoding fimbrin-2 isoform X2, translating to MSMRRESGRLVIADLASKMSRLKVVGENLSEEERASCVKDVYQNTEEEVDFELFLKVYLKLQTFVNSRTGSSPKNSSAFLKAATTTLLHTISESEKASYVAHINHYLAQDEFLKKYLPIDPSTNELFEIAKDGVLLCKLINVAVPGTIDERAINTKRILNPWERNENHTLCLNSAKAIGCTVVNIGTQDFIEGRRHLVLGVISQIIKIQLLADLDLKKTPQLLELLDDSKDMEEFMNLPPEKILLRWMNFHLKKAGYKKIVTNFSSDVKDAEAYAHLLNVLAPEHTNLSTLAVKNPFERAKLVLEHADKMGCKRYLTARDIVEGSPNLNLAFVAHIFQHRNGLSAQTKQQMSLLETFPDDTLDSREERAFRLWMNSFGNSTYINNVFEDLRNGWVLLETLDKVSPGIVNWKIANKPPIKMPFRKVENCNQVVKIGKQLKFSLVNVAGNDIVQGNKKLILAYLWQLMRYNILQLLKNLRFYSRGKEINDADILEWANSKVSSSRSQSRMDSFKDKSLSDGIFFLELLSSVTPRAVNWGLVTKGVTYQEKKMNATYIISIARKLGCSIFLLPEDITEVNPKMILTLTASIMSWCLKHPHEERTVGTSDNESGGQLETTSNSTLDDSASDSSLDENGNI from the exons ATGAGCATGAGGAGGGAAAGTGGGAGGCTTGTGATTGCGGATTTGGCTTCGAAGATGTCAAGGTTGAAGGTGGTGGGAGAGAATCTGAGTGAGGAAGAGAGAGCTTCTTGCGTGAAGGATGTGTATCAGAACACTGAAGAGGAGGTTGATTTTGAATTGTTTCTCAAG GTCTACTTGAAACTCCAAACATTTGTGAATTCTAGAACCGGAAGTAGTCCAAAGAACTCGTCAGCGTTCCTCAAGGCAGCTACAACCACATTGCTTCACACAATAAGTGAATCAGAGAAAGCATCATATGTAGCACATATAAATCACTATCTAGCACAAGATGAGTTCCTCAAGAAATATCTTCCTATTGACCCTTCAACCAATGAGCTCTTTGAAATTGCAAAAGATGGTGTTCTTCTTTG CAAGCTTATCAATGTAGCAGTTCCAGGGACCATCGACGAACGGGCGATCAATACAAAAAGAATACTCAATCCATGGGAAAGGAATGAAAATCACACACTTTGCCTCAACTCTGCTAAAGCAATTGGATGTACAGTGGTCAACATTGGCACTCAGGACTTCATTGAAGGAAGG CGTCATCTGGTGCTTGGGGTGATTTCTCAGATTATTAAG ATACAATTATTGGCGGACCTCGATTTGAAGAAAACTCCACAGCTGCTTGAGCTGCTTGATGACAGTAag gaTATGGAAGAGTTCATGAATCTACCCCCAGAAAAAATCTTGTTGAGGTGGATGAATTTCCATTTGAAAAAAGCAGGGTACAAGAAGATTGTCACTAATTTCTCCTCTGATGTGAAG GATGCTGAGGCTTATGCACACCTTCTAAATGTTCTTGCACCTGAACACACTAATCTCTCCACGTTGGCAGTTAAAAATCCCTTTGAAAGAGCAAAGTTAGTTCTTGAACATGCTGATAAGATGGGTTGCAAGCGATACTTAACTGCGAGAGACATAGTGGAAGGATCCCCAAATCTTAATCTTGCCTTTGTTGCTCATATTTTCCAGCACAG GAATGGACTTTCAGCCCAGACAAAACAACAGATGTCTCTCCTTGAGACATTTCCAGATGACACCCTAgactctagagaagaaagagcATTTCGCCTTTGGATGAATAGCTTTGGAAATTCAACATATATCAACAATGTCTTCGAGGATCTCCGAAATGG GTGGGTTCTTCTAGAGACTCTTGACAAGGTGTCGCCAGGGATTGTCAATTGGAAGATTGCTAATAAGCCTCCGATTAAGATGCCATTTAGAAAAGTGGAGAACTGCAACCAAGTTGTGAAAATAGGGAAACAGCTTAAATTTTCGCTGGTAAATGTTGCTGGAAATGACATTGTGCagggaaataaaaaattaatactag ctTATTTGTGGCAATTGATGCGATACAATATCCTACAACTTCTCAAGAACTTGAGATTTTACTCTCGTGGAAAGGAAATAAATGATGCTGATATTTTAGAGTGGGCCAACAGCAAGGTTAGCAGCTCCAGAAGCCAAAGCCGCATGGACAGTTTTAAG gATAAAAGTTTATCAGATGGAATATTTTTCCTTGAGCTTCTAAGTTCAGTGACACCCAGAGCTGTAAATTGGGGTCTTGTAACAAAGGGAGTAACCT AccaagagaaaaagatgaacGCCACCTACATTATCAGTATTGCAAGAAAGCTTGGATGTTCTATATTCCTGCTTCCTGAAGACATCACTGAG GTGAATCCAAAAATGATCCTTACACTAACAGCTAGTATAATGTCTTGGTGCCTAAAACACCCTCATGAAGAAAGGACAGTGGGAACTTCCGATAACGAGAGTGGGGGTCAATTGGAGACTACATCAAACTCAACACTAGATGACTCTGCCTCTGATTCATCACTAGATGAGAATGGGAACATATAA
- the LOC102659439 gene encoding uncharacterized mitochondrial protein AtMg00860-like: protein MAHQFTLKLSKCFFAQKQVEYLGHLVSTNGVEPLAEKVEVVRQWPSPRTTKALRSFLGLAGFYRRFIKGYASIVAPLVKATIMDPFQWIDATQAAFDQLKLALSSAPVLALLDF, encoded by the coding sequence ATGGCACATCAATTCACATTAAAACTTTCTAAGTGTTTCTTTGCACAGAAACAGGTGGAATACTTAGGCCATTTGGTTTCCACTAACGGTGTGGAACCACTAGCCGAGAAGGTTGAAGTTGTGCGTCAATGGCCATCTCCACGCACCACCAAAGCTTTACGAAGCTTCCTAGGACTGGCTGGGTTCTATAGACGGTTCATCAAGGGGTACGCAAGCATTGTCGCCCCCCTAGTGAAGGCTACCATTATGGACccatttcaatggattgatgcTACCCAAGCTGCTTTCGACCAACTGAAGCTTGCACTGTCCTCGGCACCAGTCCTGGCTCTTCTAGATTTTTAG